A genome region from Triticum dicoccoides isolate Atlit2015 ecotype Zavitan unplaced genomic scaffold, WEW_v2.0 scaffold3843, whole genome shotgun sequence includes the following:
- the LOC119346074 gene encoding ubiquitin thioesterase OTUB2-like: MLQKQTTIKEAGGPLAEGAGKKKRPEEAQVKSSHAIAELWHNLIKFFHGESPGYVRYSQHVNHQTHPITEVTKYYLVSDLATGQGVDHLDAYSEFRPVTGDGECFYRSFIFSYLEQVLDRQDTNEEHRLLDAVKRVSVQHADLRWTSEFPRSYRAFKKLIKKVKRWKRHGKWKWNSIASTSSYRKEKLLEFFRSYDTTEDILTFLRLVVAIWICSHAKQYEPRIPGLDGRYSLKDWCFQHVTPSRQYADHVMMTALAEALEVPLRVEQLNGGPAQDIYTVPGPGVPLVSVTLLYTGNHYDVLYPRAPPTESSSQQTS, translated from the exons ATGCTACagaagcagacgaccatcaaggagGCGGGCGGGCCGTTGGCCGAGGGGGCGGGCAAGAAGAAGAGGCCGGAGGAGGCGCAG GTGAAATCGTCGCACGCCATAGCGGAGCTCTGGCACAATCTTATAAAG TTTTTTCATGGAGAATCACCAGGTTATGTGCGCTATTCACAACATGTGAATCACCAG ACACATCCCATCACTGAAGTCACAAAGTATTATTTGGTTTCTGATTTGGCTACGGGACAAGGAGTGGACCATCTTGATGCCTATTCAGAATTTAGACCGGTGACTGGAGATGGGGAGTGTTTCTACAGGAGCTTCATATTTTCCTACCTG GAGCAAGTTCTTGATAGGCAGGACACAAATGAGGAACACCGTCTCCTTGATGCTGTTAAAAGAGTGTCTGTGCAACATGCAGATCTTAGATGGACCTCTGAATTTCCCAGGAGCTACAGA GCATTTAAGAAGCTGATTAAGAAAGTAAAGAGATGGAAGAGGCATGGCAAGTGGAAGTGGAACAGCATAGCATCAACTAGCAG CTACCGCAAAGAGAAACTTCTTGAGTTCTTCAGAAGTTACGATACGACGGAAGACA TTCTTACTTTCCTCAGATTAGTAGTAGCTATCTGGATATGCTCGCACGCGAAGCAGTATGAGCCGCGTATACCAGGGCTCGATGGACGTTACAGTCTGAAAGAT TGGTGCTTTCAGCACGTCACTCCATCTCGTCAGTACGCGGACCATGTTATGATGACGGCCTTGGCCGAAGCGCTTGAGGTACCCCTTAGAGTGGAGCAACTCAATGGAGGACCTGCTCAGGACATCTACACTGTTCCTGGACCTGGAGTCCCCCTTGTGAGTGTGACCCTTCTGTACACGGGCAATCACTACGACGTCCTCTACCCACGCGCTCCTCCTACCGAGAGTTCAAGTCAGCAGACTTCCTGA